The Methanofastidiosum sp. nucleotide sequence GATTCCGTGAAGTAAAGAATGATAATACCGAAGAATATCTCTAATACTATGGATATAAAAATAGCGATAAACCCAAAAATAAGAGCTATGAGGTATGGGCTGTATATTCTATTCTTTAATCTAAGTTTACCTGCAAATTCAAAGATAAGGTCAGATATACTCGGCCTAGGGCCAAAATAAAATTCATCTTTTCTGTAAAGGACTGTGGATAAATATATGAGCGCAATGGAAAAACTTAGGGAGGGCAATATAGAAATTGCAGCTTCTTTCAAAGAATATGTTCCATTTTCAATTGCTATCACAAGAGATAAGGGAGATATAGCTGCTGCCTCTTTTAGTCCGGCGACATAGAGAGTGGATGTTCCAAATAATAAGAAAAATAGAAGAATAAATGTCACAGTTACAATGAGGGCTGAATCCTTGTAATTTTTTGAATAAACTCCAATCAGTCCTGTTATGCTAAGGAGTAATATGGCCGTTATTGTTAGTGGCAATATGATTAATGGATTAGCTATTCTTCCAAAATAATAGAGGGTTATAACCCAGAATAAAAGCTGAAATAAAATAATTGCCAGTATAGAAATAAACTTTGAATAAAATATTTTTTCTCTTTTCATAGGAAGCGCCAAAAGCATTTCTCCCGTTCTTCTTTCTTTTTCAGATATAAGTAAGTCAATTAGCATGCCACCACTTAGGAATAGAGGCAATAGCAAAACTAGAAGGACGATGTAGCCCCCTCTCTCATCTTCAAATGATTTTCTTGTTCTTTCTATCTGCTCCTGGAAATTAGCCGGTCTATCTGGTATATTTGTTATGTCTTCAGAAGGCTCTTGCACGTTGTTTGGAATATTTTGGCTTCCAGAAACTTGGGTATTATCTGATGTTGATTGAGAAACAAGTTCGATATCTGGAGATGTGATTGGCAGATCTCTAATTCTAGCTTCTATTGCACCGTCCCTGAATCCGAGTAGTATGCTATTTAGTTCTGAATAGGCAGAAACACTCTTGGGGTTTTGATTGTTG carries:
- a CDS encoding ABC transporter permease is translated as MIEQMIKWELGRLFKNRKFKIAFVLQLIVILLIIPLFGSYVKALEEGGFFNLSVGGKGYLPIGISSEKNSLTDIISENKRFDILWLGEKEGFELLNNGRISAFLVIGNDFENRIRSYRSSTVEVYLNNQNPKSVSAYSELNSILLGFRDGAIEARIRDLPITSPDIELVSQSTSDNTQVSGSQNIPNNVQEPSEDITNIPDRPANFQEQIERTRKSFEDERGGYIVLLVLLLPLFLSGGMLIDLLISEKERRTGEMLLALPMKREKIFYSKFISILAIILFQLLFWVITLYYFGRIANPLIILPLTITAILLLSITGLIGVYSKNYKDSALIVTVTFILLFFLLFGTSTLYVAGLKEAAAISPLSLVIAIENGTYSLKEAAISILPSLSFSIALIYLSTVLYRKDEFYFGPRPSISDLIFEFAGKLRLKNRIYSPYLIALIFGFIAIFISIVLEIFFGIIILYFTESIFVILFLWATIEEVSKSMGVFSAKKYFPLKWHEGMLAGMTSGFGFTLLENIIFTVFALNIFPDYALRVFVMRTFLSGGIHIVSTGVIGIGIAERKYMIPAFLAGILIHFVYNITVLKGAL